One Halalkalicoccus sp. NIPERK01 DNA window includes the following coding sequences:
- a CDS encoding adenylate kinase, translating to MAQPQILIVGAPGAGKGTQSSNIAEEYGVEHVTTGDALRANKDMETEYGTPREYMEAGELVPDELVNAIVREALDSADGYVLDGYPRNESQVEYLQGITDLDVVLYLDVPKEELVHRLTGRRVDPETGENYHTEYDMPDDEEVRERLVQRDDDTEDTVKERLRVFEENTAPVIEHYEDHEGFVRIDGEQSPDEVWNDIRDAIDERVE from the coding sequence ATGGCACAGCCACAGATCCTGATCGTCGGCGCGCCCGGCGCGGGCAAGGGGACCCAGAGTTCGAACATCGCCGAGGAGTACGGGGTCGAACACGTCACGACGGGGGACGCGCTGCGGGCGAACAAGGACATGGAGACGGAGTACGGGACGCCGCGGGAGTACATGGAGGCGGGCGAACTCGTCCCCGACGAACTCGTCAACGCGATCGTCCGCGAGGCGCTCGACTCCGCCGACGGCTACGTGTTGGACGGCTACCCGCGAAACGAGTCGCAGGTCGAGTACCTCCAGGGGATCACCGACCTCGACGTGGTGCTATATCTCGACGTCCCGAAAGAGGAACTCGTCCACCGCCTGACGGGTCGGCGCGTCGACCCCGAGACGGGCGAGAACTACCACACGGAGTACGACATGCCCGACGACGAGGAGGTCCGCGAGCGCCTCGTTCAGCGCGACGACGACACTGAGGACACCGTCAAGGAGCGCCTGCGGGTCTTCGAGGAGAACACTGCGCCGGTCATCGAACACTACGAGGACCACGAGGGGTTCGTCCGGATCGACGGCGAGCAGAGCCCTGACGAGGTCTGGAACGACATCAGGGACGCGATCGACGAGCGCGTCGAGTAA
- a CDS encoding DUF106 domain-containing protein, translating to MGRTAEKVQTLVDENPDMEGALAVVLRESDGGSGEVEWADVRDEISSGQWGRLIEKGILVDGVDGFEVRDPEEVRSVVDSDVTPAATTATSDDGDGEESSWSKWDKMAAGGVALTFLGYAWGPARDTIGGAMDVLLGPLNAVLPFYAVILVLAMLTGLYSSLLQANLMDTSKMSEYQGKMKAIQEKRERAKERGDDEAMERIQEEQMEAMGEQMGMLKEQFRPMVWIMLLTIPVFLWMYWMVGARGADAHLQEVGGVVMPLVGQVGWTSGVVGPMQAWIVWYFVCSMAFTQIMRKSLNISTTPTG from the coding sequence ATGGGACGAACCGCGGAGAAGGTACAGACCCTCGTCGACGAGAACCCCGACATGGAGGGCGCGCTCGCGGTCGTGTTGCGCGAATCCGACGGGGGCAGTGGGGAGGTCGAGTGGGCGGACGTCCGCGACGAGATCTCCAGTGGGCAGTGGGGACGGCTGATCGAGAAGGGGATCCTCGTCGACGGAGTCGACGGGTTCGAGGTCCGCGACCCCGAGGAGGTCCGTTCGGTCGTCGACAGCGACGTGACCCCGGCGGCGACGACGGCCACGAGCGACGACGGGGATGGTGAGGAGTCGAGCTGGTCGAAGTGGGACAAGATGGCCGCCGGCGGGGTCGCGCTGACCTTCCTGGGGTACGCGTGGGGCCCCGCACGGGACACCATCGGCGGGGCGATGGACGTGTTGCTGGGCCCGCTGAACGCCGTGCTCCCGTTTTACGCCGTGATCCTCGTTCTCGCCATGCTGACGGGGCTGTACTCCTCGCTGTTGCAGGCGAACCTGATGGACACCTCGAAGATGAGCGAGTACCAGGGCAAGATGAAGGCGATCCAGGAGAAGCGAGAGCGCGCGAAAGAGCGCGGCGACGACGAGGCCATGGAGCGCATCCAGGAGGAGCAGATGGAGGCGATGGGCGAGCAGATGGGGATGCTCAAAGAGCAGTTCCGGCCGATGGTCTGGATCATGCTGCTCACCATCCCTGTGTTCCTCTGGATGTACTGGATGGTCGGCGCCCGCGGCGCCGACGCGCACCTCCAGGAGGTCGGCGGGGTCGTGATGCCGCTGGTCGGACAGGTCGGGTGGACCAGCGGCGTCGTCGGCCCGATGCAGGCGTGGATCGTCTGGTACTTCGTCTGCTCGATGGCGTTCACCCAGATCATGCGCAAGTCGCTCAACATCAGCACGACGCCGACGGGCTGA
- the cmk gene encoding (d)CMP kinase translates to MLLTVSGPPGSGKSTAASGLATALGYEHVSGGDVFRELAAERGLSLSEFNALAEEDDAIDRDLDRRLRELAAEREDLVLESRLAGWMAGEHADLRVWLNAPIDVRAARIADREDKPVGQAREETLTRAESEALRYEGYYGIDISDLSIYDLALNTARWGPEETTDLLVVAAERYDPDTDEGGFPVTDVRYEF, encoded by the coding sequence ATGTTACTCACCGTCTCCGGACCGCCGGGCAGCGGCAAGAGCACCGCCGCGTCCGGCCTCGCCACGGCGCTCGGCTACGAGCACGTAAGCGGTGGCGACGTCTTTCGCGAACTCGCGGCCGAACGCGGCCTCTCGCTCTCGGAGTTCAACGCCCTCGCCGAGGAGGACGACGCCATCGACCGCGACCTCGACCGGCGACTGCGCGAACTCGCCGCCGAGCGCGAGGACCTCGTCCTCGAGTCCCGACTCGCCGGCTGGATGGCCGGCGAGCACGCCGACCTCCGGGTCTGGCTCAACGCGCCGATCGACGTTCGAGCGGCGCGGATCGCCGACCGGGAGGACAAGCCCGTCGGGCAGGCACGCGAGGAGACGCTGACCCGGGCCGAGAGCGAGGCGCTTCGCTACGAGGGGTACTACGGGATCGACATCTCGGACCTCTCGATCTACGATCTGGCACTCAATACCGCCCGCTGGGGTCCCGAGGAGACCACCGACCTGCTCGTGGTCGCCGCCGAGCGCTACGACCCCGACACCGACGAGGGCGGTTTCCCGGTGACCGACGTCCGCTACGAGTTCTGA
- a CDS encoding RNA-guided pseudouridylation complex pseudouridine synthase subunit Cbf5: MLRDPPDERSLDSLVEFGVVNLDKPPGPSAHQVSGWLRDMLGVEKAAHAGTLDPKVTGCLPVLTGTATRLAPAFLEGEKEYVAVLELHGPAPADVESVVSEFEGDLYQKPPRKSAVSRRLRVRTVHELDLLEVRERKALLRIRCESGTYIRKLCHDVGLALGTGAHMGHLRRTATTPFVDTSLCSLYDLADAIAFAGEGDEAPLRDLVEPGERALAHLPRVTIAPSAAREVAHGAQVYAPGVIDAEGDPDEEPLVACYTPDGPAICLGRLVGNPDADSGRVVALERVLV; this comes from the coding sequence ATGCTCCGCGACCCGCCCGACGAGCGCTCGCTCGACTCCCTCGTCGAGTTCGGCGTGGTCAACCTCGACAAGCCGCCCGGCCCCTCGGCCCACCAGGTCTCGGGCTGGCTGCGCGACATGCTCGGCGTCGAGAAGGCCGCCCACGCCGGCACCCTCGATCCGAAGGTGACGGGCTGCCTCCCCGTCCTGACGGGCACCGCGACCCGCCTCGCGCCCGCCTTTCTGGAGGGCGAGAAGGAGTACGTCGCGGTGCTCGAACTCCACGGGCCGGCGCCGGCGGACGTCGAGTCGGTCGTCTCCGAGTTCGAGGGCGACCTCTACCAGAAACCGCCGCGGAAGAGCGCGGTCTCCCGGCGCCTCCGCGTCCGGACCGTCCACGAACTCGACCTGTTAGAGGTTCGAGAACGGAAAGCCCTCCTCCGAATCCGCTGTGAGAGCGGGACGTACATCAGAAAACTCTGTCACGACGTCGGCCTCGCGCTGGGGACGGGCGCGCACATGGGCCACCTCCGGCGGACCGCGACGACGCCGTTCGTCGACACCTCGCTGTGTTCGCTGTACGACCTGGCCGACGCGATCGCGTTCGCCGGAGAGGGCGACGAGGCCCCCCTCAGGGACCTCGTCGAACCCGGCGAGCGTGCGCTCGCGCACCTCCCACGGGTGACGATCGCGCCGAGCGCCGCCCGCGAGGTCGCCCACGGCGCGCAGGTCTACGCGCCGGGCGTCATCGACGCCGAGGGCGATCCCGACGAGGAGCCGCTCGTCGCCTGCTACACGCCCGACGGGCCGGCGATCTGTCTCGGCCGCTTAGTAGGGAATCCCGACGCCGATTCCGGCCGCGTGGTCGCGCTCGAACGCGTGCTGGTCTAG
- a CDS encoding alpha/beta fold hydrolase, with the protein MEATERYADVDGYRMRYLRAGDGGPPVLLLHGGLIDAAHLSWGGVIDPLAERCRVFAPDLLGYGDSDSPDVAYSTKRHVAVVESFMDAVGIDRASLVGLSVGGGVALGLALRSPERVDRLVAVASYGLGRELPNGRLTYALSRLPALNRLSIAALRRSRRLTKASLGGIVSDPNALPSEVVDEVYRLVQQPNAGRAYRSWRRHEVGSSGFRTDYRTRLGEVDAPTWFVHGREDEVFPPRWSYRAAERMDAECWLVSDAGHWVPRERPDEFAERLIDFLD; encoded by the coding sequence GTGGAAGCCACCGAGCGGTACGCCGACGTCGACGGCTATCGGATGCGCTACCTACGAGCCGGTGACGGCGGCCCGCCCGTCCTCCTGCTCCACGGCGGGCTGATCGACGCCGCCCATCTCTCGTGGGGCGGCGTGATCGACCCGCTCGCCGAGCGCTGTCGCGTGTTCGCGCCGGACCTACTGGGGTACGGCGACAGCGACAGCCCCGACGTCGCCTACAGCACCAAGCGCCACGTCGCCGTCGTCGAGTCGTTCATGGACGCGGTCGGGATCGACCGGGCGAGCCTCGTGGGGCTGTCGGTCGGCGGGGGCGTCGCGCTCGGCCTCGCGCTTCGCTCGCCCGAGCGGGTCGATCGGCTGGTGGCCGTCGCGAGCTACGGCCTCGGCAGGGAGTTGCCGAACGGCCGGCTCACCTACGCCCTCTCGCGGTTGCCGGCGCTGAACCGACTCTCGATCGCGGCCCTCCGGCGGAGCCGCCGGCTGACGAAGGCGAGCCTCGGAGGGATCGTGAGCGACCCCAACGCGCTCCCCTCGGAAGTCGTAGACGAGGTCTACCGGCTCGTCCAGCAGCCCAACGCCGGGCGAGCCTACCGGAGTTGGCGACGCCACGAGGTGGGTTCGAGCGGGTTTCGAACGGACTACCGGACCCGGCTCGGGGAGGTCGACGCCCCGACGTGGTTCGTCCACGGGCGCGAGGACGAGGTGTTCCCGCCCCGGTGGTCCTACAGGGCCGCGGAACGGATGGACGCCGAGTGCTGGCTCGTCTCCGATGCCGGGCACTGGGTGCCACGCGAGCGACCCGACGAGTTCGCCGAGCGCCTGATCGACTTTCTCGACTAG
- a CDS encoding helix-turn-helix domain-containing protein: protein MIDIAMDMEQYDCPFIDTTDEYEVAFSALHWHFDTASERLETRMIVEADSYIELERALAALREHDRLHECDSFMTHGDTGLVRTVIGETNAMRTIRENGGYITGPFHIEDGRECWEVGFDDERLADDTLSDLERENEFAVTERETVSPEELFDVLRNAGPASELLAACRSLSVTERETLSVAVDRGYFETPRGETLSSLGDRFGISDTAVSNNLRRAERKLLSRVVAAAARLDESENDTLN, encoded by the coding sequence ATGATCGACATCGCCATGGACATGGAGCAGTACGACTGCCCGTTCATCGACACGACCGACGAGTACGAGGTGGCGTTCTCGGCGCTCCACTGGCACTTCGACACGGCGAGCGAGCGCCTCGAAACCCGGATGATCGTCGAGGCCGACTCCTACATCGAACTCGAACGGGCGCTGGCGGCGCTCCGCGAGCACGACCGCCTCCACGAGTGCGACTCGTTCATGACACACGGAGACACCGGTCTCGTCCGAACCGTCATCGGCGAGACCAACGCCATGCGGACGATCCGCGAGAACGGCGGCTACATCACCGGCCCGTTCCACATCGAGGACGGACGCGAGTGCTGGGAGGTGGGCTTCGACGACGAACGGCTCGCCGACGACACGCTGTCGGATCTCGAACGCGAGAACGAGTTCGCCGTGACCGAACGCGAGACGGTCTCGCCCGAGGAACTGTTCGACGTGCTTCGAAACGCCGGTCCTGCCTCGGAGTTGCTCGCCGCCTGCCGCTCGCTCTCCGTGACCGAACGCGAGACGCTCTCGGTCGCGGTCGACCGGGGCTACTTCGAGACGCCGAGGGGGGAGACGCTCTCCTCGCTCGGCGACCGGTTCGGGATCTCGGACACGGCGGTCTCGAACAACCTGCGCCGGGCGGAGCGAAAGCTCCTCTCACGCGTGGTCGCCGCGGCGGCCCGACTCGACGAGTCGGAAAACGACACCCTTAATTGA
- a CDS encoding metal-dependent hydrolase: MFVGHAMLAFALVAGGARLAGRSRERSLSLGVLAGAFATVPDVDMLYALSGLVGETGGVEGFWSASTLVHRAATHSLLVGAASAVGFALYARGASGERGDRFEPWTPSGLAVLLALVGVAGITSGPLGLAVMAAFALAGLAVTTAAVRCDLGPAAVGSAALVGLLSHPFGDLLTGEPPLFLYPLDVRPVAERVLLSADPTVHLLGAFGLELATIWLAAAVYCRLTGRSILAHVHWRAALGTAYAGAVLALPAPTVDSAYRFVFSVLAVGVVGPAPLARRVSRPFRAADRGWPVLDWWSARPEGMLTPLLTGLAAITLAGLSFAVGYAVL; this comes from the coding sequence ATGTTCGTCGGCCACGCGATGCTCGCGTTCGCCCTCGTCGCCGGGGGCGCGCGCCTGGCCGGGCGCTCGCGCGAGCGATCGCTCTCGCTGGGCGTCCTCGCCGGGGCGTTCGCGACCGTCCCGGACGTCGACATGCTGTATGCGCTGTCGGGACTGGTCGGCGAGACGGGCGGCGTCGAGGGGTTCTGGAGCGCGAGCACGCTCGTCCACCGCGCCGCCACCCACTCGCTTCTCGTCGGGGCGGCGAGCGCCGTCGGGTTCGCCCTCTACGCTCGCGGCGCCTCGGGTGAACGGGGGGACCGATTCGAGCCGTGGACGCCGTCGGGGCTCGCGGTTCTCCTCGCGCTCGTCGGGGTCGCAGGGATCACGAGCGGCCCGCTCGGACTCGCGGTGATGGCGGCGTTCGCCCTCGCCGGCCTCGCGGTCACGACGGCGGCGGTTCGGTGTGATCTCGGGCCCGCCGCGGTCGGGTCGGCGGCGCTCGTCGGGCTACTGAGCCACCCGTTCGGCGACCTCCTCACCGGCGAGCCGCCGCTGTTCCTCTACCCGCTCGACGTCCGACCCGTCGCCGAGCGCGTCCTCCTGAGCGCGGACCCGACGGTCCACCTCCTCGGGGCGTTCGGCCTCGAACTGGCGACGATCTGGCTGGCCGCGGCCGTCTACTGCCGGCTGACCGGCCGGTCGATCCTGGCGCACGTCCACTGGCGGGCAGCCCTCGGAACCGCCTACGCGGGTGCCGTACTGGCGCTGCCCGCACCGACCGTCGATTCGGCCTACCGGTTCGTCTTCAGCGTCCTCGCGGTCGGCGTCGTCGGCCCCGCACCGCTCGCCCGGCGGGTGTCCCGGCCGTTTCGGGCCGCCGATCGGGGTTGGCCCGTCCTCGACTGGTGGTCAGCGCGTCCCGAGGGGATGCTGACGCCGCTTCTCACCGGGTTGGCCGCGATCACGCTCGCGGGACTGTCCTTCGCGGTCGGCTACGCGGTGCTCTGA
- a CDS encoding succinylglutamate desuccinylase/aspartoacylase family protein yields the protein MTPPVRPSRRTVLETVGGTLAATLAGCLGGDGGDRGEDGDDEPAETERETRPLMAGTAYETAVHVLTAGDGPTGMVLGGVHGNEVGGVEAAHVATEYDLAAGRLVVIPEANKPAVDEGTRNGPDGNLNRQFPAGEEPTTEIARALWAEIEEYDPDCLIDMHTSRGILRVDEGAVGQTVFSSPAEGSSEAAETAVEYVNTEVMADFLEEHPEYAFRAARVEDEDIQQSDQAHLMAAMKAGSDLGTKGWITEVTYRGLDVDQQAFLHDRLAIRLLAENGLEVESPLDGESLQSL from the coding sequence ATGACACCTCCCGTCCGCCCCTCGCGTCGCACCGTTCTCGAAACCGTCGGCGGCACCCTCGCGGCGACCCTCGCCGGCTGTCTCGGCGGCGACGGAGGCGATCGGGGGGAGGACGGCGACGACGAACCCGCCGAGACCGAACGCGAGACCCGCCCGTTGATGGCGGGGACCGCCTACGAGACTGCGGTTCACGTCCTGACGGCGGGCGACGGCCCGACGGGGATGGTCCTCGGGGGCGTCCACGGCAACGAGGTCGGCGGGGTCGAGGCCGCCCACGTCGCCACGGAGTACGACCTCGCGGCGGGACGGCTCGTCGTGATCCCCGAGGCCAACAAGCCGGCGGTCGACGAGGGAACGCGCAACGGCCCCGACGGCAACCTCAACCGCCAGTTCCCGGCCGGCGAGGAGCCCACCACGGAGATCGCCCGCGCGCTCTGGGCGGAGATCGAGGAGTACGACCCCGACTGCCTGATCGACATGCACACCTCGCGGGGGATCCTCAGGGTCGACGAGGGCGCGGTCGGCCAGACGGTGTTCTCCTCGCCCGCCGAGGGATCGAGCGAGGCCGCCGAGACGGCCGTCGAGTACGTAAATACGGAGGTCATGGCCGACTTCCTCGAGGAGCACCCCGAGTACGCCTTCCGGGCGGCGCGGGTCGAGGACGAGGACATCCAACAGAGCGACCAGGCCCACCTGATGGCCGCGATGAAGGCGGGAAGCGACCTCGGGACGAAGGGGTGGATCACCGAGGTCACCTACCGCGGGCTGGATGTCGACCAGCAGGCGTTCCTCCACGACCGCTTGGCGATCCGGCTGCTCGCCGAGAACGGCCTCGAGGTCGAGAGCCCGCTCGACGGCGAGTCCCTCCAGTCGCTATAG